Sequence from the Exiguobacterium aurantiacum genome:
AGATGTCACGACACCGGTCGAATCGACGGAACTCGTCATGCCGTTCGAACTGTCGGCCAATCAAAGACGTGTGAGCCGCCAACTGCTCGATTGGTGGGAAGCACGGACGAGCGGACTCGTTTACGCCGTCTGCGGTGCCGGGAAGACAGAGATGACGTTCCCCGTCATCGCGCGCGTCGTGAATGACGGGAAGCGTGTCCTCATCGTCTCCCCGCGGCGTGACGTCGCCATCGAATGGGCCGACCGGCTCGAGACGGCCTTCTCCGTCCCGATCACGCGGCGCTATGGGGGTGGGGATAAGGACACGATTGGGATGATCACGGTCGCGACAGCGCCGTTGCTCTTGAATTTACGACATGTGTTCGATTACGTCCTCGTCGATGAGTCTGATGCTTTCCCGTTCGCCTTCGACCTAGCACTCTGGTGGATGCTCCGCCGAGCCGGAAAAGGTCTATTTCTGTTCGTGACGGCGACACCGACCGTCTGGCAACGTCAGTTCCCGACCGTGCATCTGTCGCGCCGCTACCATGGCCATGACCTGCCCGTGCCACGGCTCGTCCGTGAGACGGAGCAGGCCATCCTCGACTTCTGTCGGCGATACGATGGGTCCCCACGTTTGTTGTTCGTCCCGACGAAGCCGGACCTCATCCGCTATGGCGAACTGCTTGAAGTGTACGGATTCGTATACAAGGCCGTCTCGGCCGACACGGGCGAGCGGACGGACGTGCTCGAATGGCTGCAGGCGAAGAGCGGAATCGTGCTCGCGACGTCGATTTGGGAGCGGGGCATGACCGTGACCGGGGTCCACGTCGCCATCCTCGACAGCAGTCACGCCTTGTTCTCGTCCCGCGCCCTCATCCAGATGGCGGGTCGGGCCGGACGGAAACCTGACGCACCGACCGGGGACGTCGTCTTCTTCTATCACGAGCGCACGTTCCGGCAAGACCGGGCCATCCGCGAAATCGAGGAGGCAAACCGGCGATGAACTGTCTCGTCTGTCGGAAACCGTTCGCCGTCCCGTGGAGCCCGGCGACATTATTAAAATATGACTGGGTCTGCCCGGACTGTGACGCCATGTTCACGCCGCTTGAACCGGGTTGTCCGCGCTGTGGGCATCCGACCGAGGATGGGGCGACGTGTGACGACTGCGTCCGTTGGCTCGGTCTCGGGCTCGACTTGACCGTCCGCTCGCTCTTCGCCTATGACGAGGCGGGCGCAAATTGGCTCCATCGCTATAAATTCGGCGGTGATGTCGCCTTGGCGAATCAGATGCGCTCGGTACTCCGGAAGACGCGGGAACCAGGTGCCGTCTATGTGCCAATCCCGCTCAGCGAGGAGCGGTTGCGGACGCGGCGTTTTAATCAGGCGGAGGTGCTCGCCCAGATGATCGGGCCGACGAAACAGGTGCTCGTAAAAACCGAGGTTTCAAGTCAGCGTGAACTTGGGAAAGAAGAAAGGCGGCACCGTACGAATCCGTTCACTGTACAGCAGTTGCCGCGCTGTGGCAAAATTGTCCTCGTCGACGACGTCTACACGACCGGGACGACGCTCCATCAGGCGGCGCTCACCTTGCGTCAGGCCGGGGTAGAACAAGTTTCTGCCGTTTGCCTGTTCCGGACGCTAAACAAATCAAAAATGCGTCCGATATAAAGGGCAGAGGTGAATGACTGTGGAAGCAACAACTTGTCAAACGTGCGGACGGCTGTTCATGAAACAAAGCCGCTCGCCTTACTGCCCATCCTGTGCGGAAGTCGATTTCCAAAACTTCTTGAAAGTCCGGGACTTCATCCGCGAACCCGCCAACAAACAGACGACGATCGGAGCCCTCGTCGAAGCGACGAACGTCTCCGAACTTGATATCACGCGATACATCCAGGAAGGACGCCTGATCATCAAAGACAACCCGTCACTGAACATCGCCTGCATCCGTTGCGGCAATCCGACGAACCAAGGAAAGGTATGCGCGGGTTGTCAGACCGACATGCAGCAAGAACTGAAAGGGCTACAAGCCACCGTCACGAAACAAAGCGCTCGCGCTTATCGTTTGGATTAACAACTGAGAAGAGGGGGGACACGTATGCGCATCGATTCTGCAAAGTGGGTACACTTACCGAACACTTATGAGAAGAAAACGCAACCTGAGACGAAGCCCGAGCTGACACGCCAAACGGAC
This genomic interval carries:
- a CDS encoding helicase-related protein, with product MGQLIVSSNGTPAIRFGVCQRCLSADTRSFTCHHGACRYCRNCLHLGRVCQCDRLQEEDVTTPVESTELVMPFELSANQRRVSRQLLDWWEARTSGLVYAVCGAGKTEMTFPVIARVVNDGKRVLIVSPRRDVAIEWADRLETAFSVPITRRYGGGDKDTIGMITVATAPLLLNLRHVFDYVLVDESDAFPFAFDLALWWMLRRAGKGLFLFVTATPTVWQRQFPTVHLSRRYHGHDLPVPRLVRETEQAILDFCRRYDGSPRLLFVPTKPDLIRYGELLEVYGFVYKAVSADTGERTDVLEWLQAKSGIVLATSIWERGMTVTGVHVAILDSSHALFSSRALIQMAGRAGRKPDAPTGDVVFFYHERTFRQDRAIREIEEANRR
- a CDS encoding ComF family protein, with amino-acid sequence MNCLVCRKPFAVPWSPATLLKYDWVCPDCDAMFTPLEPGCPRCGHPTEDGATCDDCVRWLGLGLDLTVRSLFAYDEAGANWLHRYKFGGDVALANQMRSVLRKTREPGAVYVPIPLSEERLRTRRFNQAEVLAQMIGPTKQVLVKTEVSSQRELGKEERRHRTNPFTVQQLPRCGKIVLVDDVYTTGTTLHQAALTLRQAGVEQVSAVCLFRTLNKSKMRPI
- a CDS encoding flagellar protein, producing MKQSRSPYCPSCAEVDFQNFLKVRDFIREPANKQTTIGALVEATNVSELDITRYIQEGRLIIKDNPSLNIACIRCGNPTNQGKVCAGCQTDMQQELKGLQATVTKQSARAYRLD